Proteins encoded within one genomic window of Cyprinus carpio isolate SPL01 chromosome A15, ASM1834038v1, whole genome shotgun sequence:
- the LOC109058332 gene encoding LOW QUALITY PROTEIN: transcription regulator protein BACH1-like (The sequence of the model RefSeq protein was modified relative to this genomic sequence to represent the inferred CDS: deleted 2 bases in 1 codon), with protein MSVDGPRTSVFTFQSAVHSHHVLRSLEELRQKELLCDVTVEVERRSFRAHSSVLASCSGYFYTRLTNHSRADLTVRLPDEVTVEGFEPLLQFAYTAKLHFTKENIMEIHRCAEFLGFQNLDKACFEFLVPKFSDGGGSSKKVKSKSKSQASREKSQAVCSPNDQNPETEEDCVPQDASTVMQAASITSSAESPKDCPPISNDKEMQLDLSPLYSRSTSYHMGDGQDQFCLQSCGPQLHSSSLAAAEVCPFLSISSTGDNEKLHSSAAGCSGEILAMEDEFQKDMHCEPPTDKDLDIASITEGHFDQREGPLMPSNDCTQLCPLNSTQSSGVLDGISGSPDLSNIGTEDNRVFDSNEQTFSELTPKDCSTERSMEEREVAEHLAKGFWPDLASTLNEPLPLDSIDQSSAGNGSDFHWLKHLDLGAAPDDCPFLRDLSSNDRQTCGGDTLSKEDTGDSPYMSPINSMENSECESDGDCTQCGSSEQMQEVDLPFPVEQISSMTRRAFLQMLKREQLTPEQLEFVQDVRRRSKNRMAAQRCRKRKLDCIYRLEGEIKKLKEKLLQDHNQLYCKLSIEDPRQSLRGLCQSLCQDGEPRPQLNRSHLRTSPPPTLLTPIASPSLAGPDQDTHGNSSLDTFLADTCPEGDTVALRLPTAFLQDNVQSTVTDPAP; from the exons ACCACAGTCGAGCAGACCTCACCGTCAGGTTACCGGATGAG GTCACGGTGGAAGGATTTGAGCCGCTTCTGCAGTTTGCCTACACTGCAAAACTTCACTTCACGAAAGAAAACATCATGGAGATCCACAGATGTGCCGAATTTCTCGGATTTCAAAACCTGGATAAAGCCTGCTTTGAATTCCTCGTCCCAAAGTTTTCTGATGGTGGTGGAAGCTCGAAAAAAGTGAAGAGTAAAAGCAAGAGCCAAGCGTCCCGTGAGAAATCACAAGCCGTCTGCAGTCCAAACGACCAAAACCCGGAAACTGAAGAAGATTGTGTACCTCAAGATGCAAGCACTGTCATGCAAGCTGCATCTATAACATCCTCTGCAGAAAGTCCTAAAGATTGTCCCCCAAtctcaaatgacaaagaaatgcaGTTAGATTTGTCCCCACTTTACTCAAGAAGCACTTCATACCACATGGGTGATGGCCAGGATCAGTTTTgcctgcagagctgtggcccacAGTTGCATTCGTCTTCCTTGGCGGCTGCTGAAGTTTGTCCTTTCCTGTCTATTTCGAGCACCGGTGACAATGAGAAACTGCATTCTTCTGCAGCTGGCTGTAGTGGGGAGATTTTAGCAATGGAGGACGAATTCCAGAAGGATATGCATTGTGAACCGCCTACTGATAAAGACCTGGACATAGCCAGTATCACCGAGGGCCATTTTGACCAACGTGAAGGGCCTCTAATGCCGTCCAACGACTGTACCCAGCTATGTCCTCTGAATTCCACGCAGTCAAGCGGGGTTTTGGACGGCATTTCTGGCTCTCCAGACCTAAGCAACATTGGCACCGAAGACAACCGGGTGTTTGATTCCAACGAACAAACATTCTCGGAACTGACCCCCAAAGATTGCTCCACAGAACGAAGCATGGAGGAAAGGGAAGTGGCTGAACATCTTGCAAAGGGTTTTTGGCCGGATTTGGCCTCCACGTTAAATGAGCCACTACCTTTGGACTCTATTGACCAGTCATCTGCAGGAAATGGCTCAGACTTCCACTGGTTAAAGCATCTGGATCTGGGAGCTGCGCCTGATGATTGTCCCTTCCTGAGAGACCTGAGCTCTAACGATAGACAGACATGTGGAGGGGACACTCTGTCCAAAGAGGACACTGGAGATAGTCCCTACATGTCCCCCATTAACTCAATGGAAAACTCTGAGTGTGAATCGGATGGAGACTGCACGCAGTGCGGTAGCAGTGAACAAATGCAAGAG GTGGATTTGCCATTCCCTGTGGAGCAAATTTCCAGCATGACCCGGAGAGCGTTCCTGCAGATGTTAAAACGCGAGCAACTGACACCAGAACAGCTGGAGTTTGTTCAGGATGTGAGGCGGCGCAGTAAGAACCGCATGGCTGCACAGCGTTGCCGCAAGAGAAAGTTGGACTGCATCTACAGACTGGAGGGAGAAATCAAGAAACTG AAGGAGAAATTACTGCAAGATCACAACCAGCTGTATTGCAAGCTTAGCATAGAGGATCCCCGTCAGAGC CTTCGAGGCCTTTGTCAGAGCCTCTGTCAAGATGGAGA GCCTCGTCCACAGTTGAACAGGTCCCACCTCCGTACGTCTCCTCCTCCCACCCTCCTCACCCCCATAGCCTCTCCTAGCCTGGCTGGCCCAGACCAGGACACCCATGGGAACTCCTCCCTGGACACCTTTCTTGCAGACACATGTCCTGAAGGAGACACAGTAGCACTCAGGTTGCCCACTGCCTTCCTTCAAGACAACGTCCAGAGCACTGTTACAGATCCAGCTCCATGA